One stretch of Gambusia affinis linkage group LG05, SWU_Gaff_1.0, whole genome shotgun sequence DNA includes these proteins:
- the plekhf2 gene encoding pleckstrin homology domain-containing family F member 2: MVDRLANSEANSKRIGLVESCFGAAGQPLAIPGRVLIGEGVLTKLCRKKPKARQFFLFNDILVYGNIVIQKKKYNKQHIIPLEGVTIDTVPDDGELRNGWLIKTPTKSFAVYAATATEKSEWMNHIGKCVRELLQKSGKSPTGEHAAVWVPDSEATVCMRCKKVKFTPVSRRHHCRKCGYVVCGPCSEKKFLLPSQSSKPVGCCQQQYPVRR; encoded by the coding sequence ATGGTGGACCGGCTTGCTAACAGCGAGGCCAACTCTAAGCGGATTGGATTGGTGGAAAGCTGCTTTGGCGCTGCGGGCCAGCCCCTCGCCATCCCCGGTCGCGTGCTAATTGGAGAGGGCGTCCTCACCAAACTCTGCCGCAAGAAGCCCAAAGCCCGCCAGTTCTTCCTCTTCAACGATATCCTGGTCTACGGCAACATTGTTATCCAGAAGAAGAAGTACAACAAGCAGCACATCATCCCTCTAGAGGGCGTCACCATCGACACGGTGCCTGACGACGGCGAGCTGCGGAACGGCTGGCTAATCAAGACCCCCACTAAGTCCTTCGCCGTCTATGCCGCCACCGCCACGGAGAAGTCCGAATGGATGAACCACATCGGGAAATGTGTGagagagctgctgcagaagagTGGCAAATCCCCGACGGGCGAGCACGCCGCCGTCTGGGTGCCTGACTCTGAGGCCACCGTGTGCATGCGCTGCAAGAAGGTGAAGTTCACGCCCGTCAGTCGGCGCCACCACTGCAGGAAGTGCGGCTACGTGGTTTGTGGGCCTTGCTCAGAGAAGAAGTTCCTGCTGCCCAGCCAGTCGTCCAAGCCGGTGGGATGCTGTCAACAACAATACCCTGTCAgacgatga